The Arthrobacter russicus genome has a segment encoding these proteins:
- a CDS encoding helix-turn-helix domain-containing protein, whose translation MSEPWLSADNIAAHLGITKDTVYAWIADKGMPAHKIGRLWKFQVSEVDEWVRGGGAATQDGARGA comes from the coding sequence ATGAGCGAACCGTGGCTGTCGGCGGATAACATCGCAGCTCACCTCGGTATTACAAAAGACACCGTTTACGCTTGGATCGCCGACAAAGGAATGCCAGCGCACAAGATCGGCCGCTTGTGGAAGTTCCAGGTGTCTGAAGTCGACGAGTGGGTGCGTGGCGGTGGAGCAGCTACACAAGACGGTGCCAGAGGTGCATGA
- a CDS encoding TetR/AcrR family transcriptional regulator C-terminal domain-containing protein, giving the protein MIPTSDSRSVETLSRNFAIPSTGSASTSYRLLHACSPAPTLFRIVIAELPRFPELGEAHFGHSKMPYFDSVRRYLDTENALGTTKLDDTEMAAAQFLGMISNYVFWPRMLLMNWSPRRRINSTRGRRSGTDDRSQIWRGE; this is encoded by the coding sequence ATGATTCCGACTTCGGATTCTCGAAGCGTCGAAACGCTTTCCCGCAATTTCGCGATACCTTCGACAGGCTCGGCATCCACTTCCTACAGGCTTCTGCACGCCTGCTCGCCGGCGCCAACCCTATTCCGCATCGTCATCGCCGAGCTGCCGCGCTTCCCCGAGTTGGGCGAAGCTCACTTCGGGCATAGCAAAATGCCCTATTTCGACTCGGTCCGCCGCTATCTCGACACCGAGAACGCGCTGGGGACCACCAAGCTCGACGACACGGAGATGGCTGCAGCCCAATTCCTCGGGATGATCTCCAACTACGTTTTCTGGCCCAGGATGCTGCTCATGAACTGGTCCCCCCGACGACGCATCAATAGCACACGCGGTCGGCGAAGCGGTACTGATGATAGAAGCCAGATATGGCGTGGCGAATAG
- a CDS encoding ImmA/IrrE family metallo-endopeptidase, with protein MFHPWRELRKKPEITVNWTELNYTNGITDGHSTIWLDSRLLQVERRCVLAHEMIHIERGHTECQKTAAEIGVRVEAARRLIAMEDLLRCKQWARSVWELADELWVTPEVLADRIGYLTVAESAELDSTDEDASA; from the coding sequence ATGTTTCACCCTTGGCGGGAACTGCGCAAAAAGCCAGAAATTACCGTCAACTGGACTGAGTTGAATTACACGAATGGCATTACAGACGGCCACAGCACCATTTGGCTGGATAGTCGCCTTCTGCAGGTTGAACGACGATGCGTTCTTGCTCACGAAATGATCCACATTGAACGTGGGCACACTGAATGCCAGAAAACAGCGGCCGAAATCGGAGTCCGTGTAGAGGCTGCCCGAAGACTCATTGCTATGGAAGATCTGCTGCGCTGCAAGCAGTGGGCCCGTTCGGTGTGGGAGCTGGCGGACGAGCTGTGGGTTACGCCGGAAGTTCTCGCTGATCGAATCGGGTACCTAACCGTGGCGGAGTCGGCAGAACTTGATAGTACCGATGAGGACGCAAGCGCCTGA
- a CDS encoding helix-turn-helix domain-containing protein, with protein MINREVMLSHIGHLARMRRNEKGVGLREFARMAEIGSTQTIQKFETGEREPNPQSLRKLEDALSWSPGVISRLLDAADSDPEGVDRGIDMAYMDGWTVAEPVSKASELTDLELLTETIARLHKWEASLKASENKSAQSSTQSGVPDEFALAAHTGVSEGKRLHAEAQKRGEESQDHPDHE; from the coding sequence ATGATCAATCGAGAAGTAATGCTCAGCCACATTGGGCACCTGGCAAGGATGCGGCGGAACGAAAAGGGGGTTGGCCTCCGCGAGTTCGCACGCATGGCCGAAATTGGATCGACCCAAACCATCCAAAAGTTCGAAACGGGCGAACGCGAGCCAAACCCGCAATCGCTCCGAAAACTTGAAGACGCGCTCTCCTGGAGTCCCGGCGTCATCAGCCGACTTTTGGATGCGGCCGACAGCGATCCGGAGGGCGTTGACCGAGGCATCGACATGGCTTACATGGACGGCTGGACTGTGGCGGAGCCAGTCAGCAAAGCCTCCGAACTGACCGACCTCGAACTGCTCACCGAGACAATCGCAAGGCTTCACAAATGGGAAGCAAGCCTCAAGGCATCAGAAAACAAGAGCGCCCAGTCTTCGACGCAGTCCGGCGTGCCGGACGAATTCGCGCTCGCCGCTCACACTGGCGTCAGTGAGGGTAAGCGACTGCATGCCGAAGCTCAGAAGCGTGGAGAAGAGTCCCAGGACCACCCTGACCATGAATGA
- a CDS encoding helix-turn-helix domain-containing protein, translated as MKAVRAPARLSKEHHLSQDTVATEAGMSRGYYALMESGYKPVLPHWVLPLADALGCPPELFGIDWK; from the coding sequence ATGAAGGCCGTCCGCGCACCAGCCCGATTGAGCAAAGAGCACCACCTAAGCCAAGACACGGTAGCCACAGAAGCAGGAATGAGTCGGGGCTACTACGCACTCATGGAAAGCGGGTACAAGCCAGTGTTGCCACACTGGGTGCTCCCGCTAGCTGATGCTCTGGGGTGCCCACCTGAGCTTTTTGGAATTGACTGGAAATGA
- a CDS encoding PD-(D/E)XK nuclease-like domain-containing protein — translation METLYAGIVDRLSSADYHRYHALGSTSLKTLAMRTPAHYQWDLHHRVEKKEFDLGTAAHSMILENDDSRIVQVNFDSWISRDAKEARAAAYADGLTPLLIRDYRQVVGMRDAVMAHPLARQAFTNHKAETSVFWKEDGLDLKCRPDAWRPDLLIDLKTTKNADPRHFNKTVADFGYHQSHAHYVDGIKAVTGEELPFLFVLVEKFPPYLVSVVELHPLAVDMGRRLNTRAKRIYQECTKTGIWPGYPRSEQIELPAWAAQQMEGLLNHD, via the coding sequence ATGGAAACGCTGTATGCGGGCATCGTTGACCGGCTCAGCAGCGCCGACTATCACCGGTACCACGCGCTCGGTTCGACAAGTCTCAAAACGCTGGCAATGCGTACCCCTGCGCACTACCAATGGGATCTGCATCACCGGGTCGAGAAAAAGGAGTTCGACTTAGGAACTGCGGCGCACTCCATGATCCTAGAAAACGATGACAGCCGGATTGTGCAGGTGAATTTTGACAGCTGGATCAGTAGAGACGCCAAAGAAGCCCGCGCGGCAGCCTACGCAGACGGACTCACTCCGCTGCTGATCAGGGACTACCGGCAGGTTGTGGGCATGCGGGACGCGGTCATGGCCCACCCGTTGGCAAGGCAAGCCTTCACCAATCACAAAGCAGAAACATCCGTTTTCTGGAAAGAAGACGGTCTTGACCTCAAGTGCCGCCCTGATGCGTGGCGACCAGATCTGCTGATCGATTTGAAAACGACCAAGAACGCCGATCCCCGCCATTTCAACAAAACCGTGGCCGACTTCGGATACCACCAATCACACGCCCACTACGTAGACGGCATCAAAGCCGTGACCGGCGAGGAACTGCCCTTCCTGTTCGTCCTGGTTGAGAAATTTCCGCCCTACCTCGTCTCCGTAGTGGAACTCCACCCGCTAGCCGTGGACATGGGACGACGCCTAAACACCAGGGCGAAACGCATCTACCAAGAATGCACGAAAACCGGGATCTGGCCCGGCTACCCCAGATCAGAGCAAATTGAGCTTCCCGCCTGGGCTGCCCAACAAATGGAAGGACTGCTAAATCATGACTGA
- a CDS encoding single-stranded DNA-binding protein, whose translation MSTNIQTIAGNLTNDPELRFTPSGSPVANFTIACTLRVFDRAANEWKDGETLFLPCAVWKEAAENVAESLTKGTRVIVTGKLKSRTYETKNGEKRTVIELEVDEIGPSLKYANAKVNRTQREPKPASNGTWTPQQPSTPAADPWATPAPAEPPF comes from the coding sequence ATGAGCACCAATATTCAGACCATCGCCGGGAACCTGACCAACGACCCGGAGTTGCGGTTCACGCCGTCCGGCTCGCCGGTCGCGAACTTCACCATTGCCTGCACGCTGCGTGTCTTCGACCGTGCAGCGAATGAGTGGAAGGACGGCGAAACACTGTTCCTGCCTTGCGCCGTGTGGAAAGAAGCCGCCGAGAACGTGGCTGAGTCCCTCACCAAGGGCACCCGAGTGATCGTCACCGGGAAACTCAAATCCCGCACCTACGAGACGAAAAACGGCGAAAAGCGCACCGTCATAGAGCTTGAAGTAGACGAAATCGGCCCCTCGCTGAAGTATGCGAACGCCAAAGTCAACCGCACCCAACGCGAACCCAAGCCAGCCAGCAACGGCACCTGGACCCCACAACAACCCAGCACACCGGCTGCCGACCCGTGGGCGACCCCGGCACCGGCAGAGCCGCCGTTTTAG
- a CDS encoding glutaredoxin domain-containing protein yields the protein MPYQVTIYTQPGCAQCTMTKKLMDRELISYDEIDITREPAALTYVKHTLGYLRAPVVTLTRNGEVVRDWEGFQPAQIKGIHP from the coding sequence ATGCCGTACCAAGTGACCATCTACACCCAGCCCGGATGCGCCCAATGCACCATGACGAAGAAGCTCATGGACCGCGAACTCATCAGCTACGACGAGATCGACATCACCCGTGAACCGGCAGCCCTCACCTACGTAAAGCACACACTGGGCTACCTCCGTGCCCCGGTGGTCACCCTCACCCGCAACGGCGAGGTAGTCCGCGACTGGGAAGGCTTCCAACCGGCGCAAATCAAAGGAATCCACCCATGA
- a CDS encoding DUF7448 domain-containing protein: protein MNRIYDMTEDDLAKIVLGKTITNIDTKNNTCTLNDGTILEFEDTSDCCAWFSAELHAGHLTQNMITNIQVEDKAADDQDFDQKYTIHVLAEATEVLAIDIEGTPTSGYYCHSINLNITSKDQS from the coding sequence ATGAACCGCATCTACGACATGACCGAAGACGACCTAGCAAAAATAGTTCTCGGAAAAACCATCACCAACATCGACACCAAAAACAACACCTGCACACTAAACGACGGAACGATTCTCGAATTCGAAGACACCTCGGATTGCTGCGCATGGTTCAGCGCGGAACTACACGCTGGACATCTCACACAGAACATGATCACCAACATCCAAGTTGAAGACAAAGCCGCAGACGATCAAGATTTCGACCAAAAATACACAATCCACGTCCTAGCAGAAGCAACCGAAGTGTTGGCAATCGATATCGAAGGAACCCCGACCAGCGGCTACTACTGCCACTCAATCAACCTCAACATCACAAGCAAGGATCAATCATGA
- a CDS encoding ribonuclease H-like domain-containing protein, producing the protein MSGMRVLPRIPKLSPAAKNLRILVFDIETAPHLVHAWGLFKQNVSLNQIIEPGKVFAFAYKWVGTGRTMFASEQSHGHEGMVQLAWDLFDEADIVIGYNSAPFDIPHMQREFLLAGLTPPKPFKQIDLLKTIRKQFNFASGKLDWVAQSLGIGHKTHHEGHMLWRRCLDGDPKAWAKMGTYAKQDVALTEKLYHYLLPWLTNAPHLGQMSRDEHSCPYCGGKRLRRDGTTHAFVTSYRLYECLNCHAWIRGTKKLQDATTTRPATIN; encoded by the coding sequence ATGAGCGGCATGCGAGTGTTGCCGCGCATTCCGAAACTATCCCCTGCCGCTAAGAACCTGCGCATCCTCGTTTTCGACATCGAAACCGCCCCTCACCTGGTGCATGCTTGGGGGCTGTTCAAGCAAAACGTTTCGTTGAATCAGATCATTGAACCGGGCAAGGTCTTCGCGTTCGCGTACAAATGGGTCGGCACCGGTAGGACCATGTTCGCGTCCGAGCAATCCCACGGACACGAAGGCATGGTGCAGCTCGCTTGGGACCTGTTCGACGAAGCTGACATCGTGATCGGATACAACAGCGCACCATTCGACATCCCGCACATGCAACGCGAATTCCTCCTCGCCGGGCTCACCCCGCCGAAACCGTTCAAGCAAATCGACCTGCTGAAGACGATCCGGAAGCAATTCAATTTCGCGTCTGGGAAACTCGACTGGGTCGCACAATCACTGGGCATCGGTCACAAGACCCACCATGAAGGTCACATGCTATGGCGGCGCTGCCTCGACGGCGACCCGAAGGCTTGGGCCAAAATGGGCACCTACGCCAAGCAAGACGTTGCCCTGACCGAAAAGCTCTACCACTACCTGCTGCCCTGGCTCACGAACGCCCCACACCTGGGGCAAATGAGCCGCGACGAACATTCATGCCCGTACTGCGGCGGGAAACGACTCCGGCGTGACGGCACAACTCATGCTTTCGTCACGTCATACAGGCTGTACGAGTGCCTGAACTGTCATGCCTGGATTCGAGGAACGAAAAAGCTCCAAGACGCCACGACGACCCGACCGGCGACCATCAACTAA
- a CDS encoding helix-turn-helix domain-containing protein, with protein sequence MANPNPLTKQEQAQIRSMCDEGVSRNEIARRLDRSRSTITSFCSRHGIKFDGTIPEAMAKAAAINVKERQVAARERRLEIMELEDERQLRVLKGQSIWTTRVKTSGGGERWDEVTFIPADDAQRNATAAAAHTSAFKNLAPLEVEVGLQEASSMLDKVISALGVPDE encoded by the coding sequence GTGGCTAATCCCAACCCCCTCACGAAGCAAGAACAAGCCCAAATACGTTCCATGTGCGACGAAGGCGTTTCCCGAAACGAGATAGCACGCCGGCTGGACCGATCCCGCTCAACCATCACAAGCTTCTGCTCCCGCCACGGCATCAAGTTTGACGGAACGATCCCCGAAGCAATGGCCAAAGCAGCGGCTATCAACGTGAAAGAACGCCAAGTCGCTGCGCGTGAGCGACGCTTGGAGATCATGGAGCTAGAGGACGAACGCCAATTGCGCGTTCTCAAAGGACAAAGCATCTGGACCACTAGGGTCAAAACCTCAGGTGGTGGAGAGAGATGGGACGAAGTAACTTTCATCCCAGCCGATGATGCTCAACGTAACGCAACGGCGGCAGCAGCGCATACAAGCGCGTTCAAGAACCTCGCACCCCTCGAAGTTGAAGTCGGTTTGCAAGAAGCCTCATCCATGTTGGATAAGGTGATCAGCGCCCTTGGCGTACCCGATGAATGA
- a CDS encoding PBSX family phage terminase large subunit, translating to MNDAISPKQSAFIKGSSARVNVCEGSIRSGKTIITLLRWLIYVNRAPRGGELVMIGRTRDAVWRNCVGPMQNPALFGSAASQVVGNYGAPTVKILGRVVHVLGASDTKAEKVIRGMTVAGSYVDELTVIPEEFFTQLLGRMSVPKAKLFGTTNPDNPGHWLKTKFLDRINDLVDWTAWHFTLDDNPALTEEYKASIRNEFTGLWYRRFILGEWCVAEGAVYDMWEPSKHVVAWQDLPPMRRLISVGIDYGTQHPTVAVLLGLGYDRRLYLIDELRLDPALSQVRLNDAKQSAEIRAWLAKDHLPEPSGLKPEWIIADQAGASLRTQLADDGIITQGADKAVSYGLSTIAWLLGEGQLFISDRCPGVIKEIPGYSWDPKAAEKGDDKPIKTNDDSLDAMRYAIITTESQWRSELLTNQPIAA from the coding sequence ATGAATGATGCGATCAGCCCGAAGCAGTCGGCGTTCATCAAAGGCTCTTCTGCCCGGGTGAATGTGTGTGAGGGTTCGATCCGTTCAGGCAAGACGATCATAACTTTGTTGCGTTGGCTGATCTATGTGAATCGTGCGCCACGTGGTGGTGAGCTAGTCATGATCGGGCGCACACGCGATGCCGTGTGGCGTAACTGCGTTGGACCCATGCAAAACCCTGCCCTGTTCGGCTCTGCTGCCTCGCAGGTTGTTGGCAACTATGGTGCACCAACGGTGAAAATCCTTGGTCGGGTTGTGCATGTCCTTGGTGCCTCAGACACGAAGGCCGAAAAGGTCATTCGCGGCATGACCGTGGCCGGTTCTTATGTTGATGAGCTGACCGTCATCCCTGAGGAGTTCTTTACCCAGCTTCTCGGGCGCATGTCAGTACCTAAGGCGAAACTCTTCGGCACCACAAACCCGGACAACCCTGGACACTGGTTGAAAACAAAGTTCCTCGACCGCATCAACGACTTGGTTGATTGGACTGCCTGGCACTTCACCTTGGATGACAATCCCGCACTGACTGAAGAGTACAAAGCATCGATCAGGAACGAATTCACCGGCCTCTGGTACCGGCGCTTCATCCTTGGCGAATGGTGCGTTGCTGAGGGCGCGGTCTATGACATGTGGGAGCCATCAAAGCATGTTGTGGCGTGGCAAGACTTGCCACCCATGCGTCGTCTCATCTCAGTAGGTATTGACTACGGAACCCAGCACCCAACTGTTGCTGTTCTTTTGGGCCTCGGATACGACCGCCGACTGTATCTCATCGATGAATTGCGTCTTGACCCCGCGTTGTCCCAAGTGCGACTAAACGACGCCAAACAATCAGCTGAGATACGCGCCTGGCTTGCCAAGGATCACCTGCCGGAACCGTCCGGCCTCAAACCCGAATGGATCATCGCCGACCAAGCCGGGGCATCTCTCCGAACCCAGTTAGCCGATGACGGGATCATTACCCAGGGCGCCGATAAAGCAGTCTCGTACGGGCTCTCAACGATCGCCTGGCTGCTCGGTGAGGGACAGCTGTTCATCAGCGACCGCTGCCCCGGAGTGATCAAAGAAATCCCAGGCTATTCGTGGGACCCGAAAGCCGCCGAAAAAGGCGACGACAAGCCCATCAAAACCAATGACGACTCTCTCGATGCGATGCGCTACGCAATCATCACCACCGAATCGCAATGGCGATCAGAACTACTCACCAACCAACCTATCGCCGCGTAG
- a CDS encoding phage portal protein produces the protein MALPTSSQSWPPNQLSRILPSMGVWSAWWAGDADMLSSVYGGATGSDPTSTGFFASDHGGFRATVGRALTRWFWGESSRGPDRRVKLHVPIAAELCQASADLLFAEPVTMRVDDQKTQERINELANDYLHAELAEAAEVGAALGGVFLRIAWDLKNSPNAPFLTHVDADQAIPEFAWGKLTAVTFWQVVKRDGKRVYRHLERHETNDQGVGIILHGLYEGEEDKLGRPVPLTDSEVTAALASHVDAFGIISSESEGLCVAYVPNQQPNRRWRTDPLGRNLGRSDLDGVEQLMDALDEVMTSWMRDVRLGKARIMIAKSLLQNVGPGNGSAFNAEQEAYSSLNMLGSSSSEGAPKLGDMIEQVQFKIRVEEHRATYMQLVQDILRMAGYSSETFGLYEGGGAIKTATEVEAKQQRSLLTRDRKIRLWRPSIAEIVEKLLRVDKALFGTDVTPSKPDVNFTDGVQESQLSLAQTVLALRNAYAASDEVIVGMVHPDWEADEIAKEVGKIAALRQGGNLPDPMFLHPNDGSLSDGPDTGNADSATRVAGNSR, from the coding sequence ATGGCTTTGCCAACCAGTAGCCAGTCATGGCCCCCGAACCAGCTCAGCCGCATTCTGCCCAGTATGGGCGTTTGGTCTGCGTGGTGGGCGGGCGACGCTGACATGCTTTCCTCCGTTTACGGCGGTGCGACGGGCTCAGATCCGACAAGCACCGGGTTTTTCGCTTCAGATCATGGCGGCTTCCGCGCCACGGTGGGACGGGCCTTGACTCGCTGGTTTTGGGGTGAATCATCGCGTGGGCCGGATCGGCGGGTGAAACTGCACGTTCCGATCGCTGCGGAGTTGTGCCAGGCGTCGGCCGATTTGCTGTTCGCCGAACCCGTCACCATGCGTGTTGATGATCAGAAGACGCAGGAACGCATCAACGAACTTGCCAACGACTATCTGCACGCTGAGCTTGCCGAAGCTGCGGAAGTCGGTGCAGCCCTTGGCGGGGTTTTCCTGCGCATCGCATGGGATCTGAAGAACTCGCCCAACGCCCCGTTCTTGACCCACGTTGACGCGGATCAGGCGATCCCGGAATTCGCTTGGGGGAAGCTCACCGCAGTGACGTTCTGGCAGGTCGTAAAACGCGACGGGAAACGTGTCTACCGGCATCTTGAACGTCACGAAACGAACGATCAGGGTGTTGGCATCATTCTTCACGGGTTGTATGAAGGTGAAGAAGACAAGCTAGGTCGGCCCGTTCCACTCACCGACTCAGAGGTGACCGCCGCATTGGCGTCTCACGTTGACGCGTTTGGCATCATCTCGTCTGAGTCAGAAGGACTTTGCGTAGCATACGTCCCTAACCAACAGCCGAACCGGCGGTGGCGAACTGACCCCCTAGGCCGCAACCTCGGACGCTCAGACCTGGACGGGGTTGAACAGCTCATGGACGCCCTCGATGAGGTCATGACCTCATGGATGCGTGACGTTCGGCTGGGTAAAGCTCGGATCATGATCGCGAAATCGTTGCTTCAGAACGTCGGGCCCGGCAACGGTTCGGCGTTCAACGCCGAACAAGAGGCGTACTCGTCCTTGAACATGCTCGGCTCATCATCCAGCGAGGGCGCACCAAAACTCGGCGACATGATCGAACAGGTTCAGTTCAAGATACGGGTTGAAGAACACCGTGCGACCTATATGCAGTTAGTCCAAGACATTCTCCGCATGGCCGGGTACTCGTCCGAGACCTTCGGGTTGTACGAGGGCGGCGGAGCTATCAAGACGGCGACTGAAGTCGAAGCGAAACAACAGCGTTCGTTGTTGACGCGTGACCGGAAGATCAGATTGTGGCGCCCTTCGATCGCCGAAATCGTAGAGAAGCTTCTGCGCGTCGATAAAGCCCTTTTCGGAACCGACGTGACTCCCTCGAAACCGGACGTGAATTTCACAGACGGGGTTCAAGAATCGCAGCTTTCGCTAGCGCAAACAGTGTTGGCATTGCGAAACGCTTACGCGGCATCGGATGAAGTCATCGTCGGCATGGTTCACCCGGACTGGGAAGCAGACGAGATCGCAAAGGAAGTCGGGAAGATCGCAGCGTTACGCCAAGGCGGCAACCTCCCGGACCCGATGTTTTTGCATCCTAATGACGGGAGCCTAAGCGATGGCCCAGACACAGGAAACGCAGATTCAGCAACAAGGGTTGCCGGCAACAGTCGATAG
- a CDS encoding phage minor capsid protein, producing MAQTQETQIQQQGLPATVDSLALAVVVVYQGAETELIVGSGRLIAQTIRSPDEAPYLLGRLQTLASSIRDRVRGAVLDLATQVVDEASRNGNLTAMREIRQLAGTGTTLGPGWLPHDVNSARLMAEDLARRLDAAALRMTRFADDAYRAATTSAALAQILDKATPAEAQAQAWRELSAKGVTGFTDKAGREWNLSSYVEMATRTATQKAFNASHKDRLTQAGIVYFTISTTGRPCPLCAPWEGRVLADAGKGVATEDGFTFEIAATVEEATATGLFHPNCKHTLSAFLPGSTVLRKNTWTKADEDQYKATQKLRAIERQIRTDRLVYASAVTDLEKARARRSLREHVALAKAYADQNNLLYRARRTSIDLGNRP from the coding sequence ATGGCCCAGACACAGGAAACGCAGATTCAGCAACAAGGGTTGCCGGCAACAGTCGATAGTCTTGCGCTTGCTGTTGTCGTGGTCTATCAGGGTGCCGAGACGGAGCTGATTGTGGGTTCGGGTCGGTTGATCGCTCAGACCATCCGGAGTCCGGACGAAGCACCCTATCTGTTGGGTCGGCTGCAAACTCTGGCCTCTAGCATTCGCGACCGAGTTCGGGGCGCGGTGCTGGACCTTGCGACACAGGTAGTCGATGAAGCTTCACGTAATGGCAATTTGACTGCTATGCGTGAGATTCGACAGCTAGCCGGCACCGGGACGACGCTTGGTCCGGGCTGGCTTCCGCATGATGTGAATAGTGCTCGATTGATGGCTGAAGACCTGGCTCGGCGCTTGGATGCTGCCGCATTACGGATGACCCGGTTCGCCGATGACGCCTACCGGGCCGCAACCACGAGTGCGGCCTTAGCGCAGATACTCGACAAGGCGACCCCGGCAGAGGCACAAGCACAAGCTTGGCGGGAACTTTCCGCGAAAGGCGTCACAGGGTTCACGGACAAGGCTGGGCGGGAGTGGAACCTTTCCTCGTATGTGGAAATGGCTACCCGGACCGCCACGCAGAAAGCCTTCAATGCTTCGCACAAGGACCGTCTAACCCAGGCCGGGATCGTCTATTTCACGATCTCCACGACCGGCCGGCCGTGCCCATTATGCGCCCCGTGGGAAGGCCGGGTACTCGCCGATGCGGGCAAAGGCGTCGCAACCGAAGATGGGTTCACGTTCGAAATCGCGGCGACTGTCGAAGAAGCCACAGCAACCGGGTTGTTCCACCCGAACTGCAAACACACCTTGTCCGCCTTCCTTCCAGGTTCCACAGTTCTCCGGAAGAACACCTGGACCAAGGCTGATGAAGACCAGTACAAGGCCACCCAGAAACTACGTGCGATTGAGCGCCAGATCAGGACCGACCGACTCGTGTACGCCTCAGCGGTCACTGACCTGGAAAAAGCCCGTGCGCGTCGCTCGCTGCGCGAGCATGTAGCCCTGGCCAAAGCCTACGCAGACCAAAACAACCTGCTCTATCGTGCTCGCCGAACGTCGATCGACCTCGGCAACCGACCATAA
- a CDS encoding phage major capsid protein, translating to MSIQNFRPEIWSANLLVALRKSLVYTSLTNRDYEGEIAAAGDTVRITSIGRPTIKNYVPNSTIITPEEVNDSQRTLVVDQSKYFAFAVDDVDARQAKGNVIPQSMSEAAYGMADVVDQYIANGLLTGIQSANALGSIAIASGSPSDAYDKVLVPLKVRLDLANVPTQGRSVVVRPEFHGALLRDPRFIKVNESGTSEGLRNGMVGRAAGFDIVLSNNAPNTTGSEYAVIAGNSTAYTFAEQINKVEAYRPQSSFSDAVKGLALYGGKLVRPDSLASALVTVN from the coding sequence ATGTCTATCCAGAATTTCCGTCCGGAAATTTGGAGTGCGAACCTGCTGGTCGCTCTCCGCAAGTCCCTTGTGTACACGTCGCTGACCAACCGTGACTACGAAGGCGAAATTGCCGCCGCCGGTGACACCGTGCGTATCACTTCCATTGGTCGGCCCACCATCAAGAACTATGTGCCGAACAGCACTATCATCACGCCGGAAGAAGTCAACGACTCGCAACGCACCCTCGTGGTGGACCAGTCCAAGTATTTCGCCTTCGCCGTAGACGATGTTGATGCCCGGCAGGCCAAGGGCAATGTCATCCCCCAATCGATGAGCGAAGCGGCCTACGGGATGGCTGACGTGGTTGATCAGTACATTGCCAATGGCCTGTTGACTGGCATTCAGTCGGCTAACGCGTTGGGTTCCATCGCTATTGCTTCCGGCAGCCCCAGCGATGCCTACGACAAGGTCTTGGTTCCATTGAAGGTCCGTCTCGACCTGGCCAATGTTCCGACCCAGGGCCGTTCAGTTGTGGTGCGTCCAGAATTCCACGGAGCGCTGCTCCGCGACCCGCGATTCATCAAGGTCAACGAGTCCGGCACCTCTGAAGGTCTGCGTAATGGCATGGTTGGGCGGGCCGCTGGTTTCGATATCGTCTTGTCGAACAACGCCCCGAACACGACCGGCTCCGAGTATGCCGTCATCGCCGGCAACTCGACGGCGTACACCTTCGCGGAACAGATCAACAAGGTTGAAGCGTACCGCCCGCAGTCGTCCTTCTCCGATGCCGTCAAGGGCTTGGCCCTCTATGGCGGCAAACTGGTTCGCCCCGATTCGCTGGCAAGCGCGCTTGTCACCGTCAACTAA